In the Alteromonas sp. M12 genome, one interval contains:
- a CDS encoding thioesterase family protein, whose product MTLDELLAQAKEHSLDANKQPTMTIPKEWGQGRTVFGGLSASILYAAIKVKIDDDRVMRSFNCNFVGPLLVDTTFEIVVEILRQGKNATQALGRIVQDGKTCVTCQVCFGVARTSKIVVKNNDTHTMEIPKKGMFLPQIPKITPKFMRFYDLSIVEGRMPFMGSKKSEISGWMRFKKPPVEITDAHLISLIDAWPPTILQMLRLPAPSSTMSWNIEFIHPHQDFSPADWFAFKAITRQAADGYAHTEGNVWDQSGQLIAISRQTVGIFD is encoded by the coding sequence ATGACATTAGATGAGTTATTAGCGCAGGCCAAAGAGCACAGCCTAGATGCTAACAAACAACCAACAATGACCATTCCAAAGGAATGGGGTCAAGGACGCACTGTATTTGGAGGATTATCCGCATCTATACTTTATGCAGCGATAAAGGTAAAAATTGACGATGACAGAGTTATGCGCTCCTTTAATTGCAATTTTGTTGGTCCTTTACTTGTGGATACGACTTTCGAAATAGTTGTTGAAATTTTACGTCAGGGTAAAAATGCAACACAAGCATTAGGTCGAATTGTCCAAGATGGAAAAACTTGCGTGACTTGCCAAGTCTGTTTTGGAGTAGCCAGAACCTCAAAAATAGTTGTGAAAAACAACGATACCCACACTATGGAAATTCCCAAAAAAGGCATGTTTTTACCGCAGATTCCTAAGATAACACCTAAGTTTATGCGTTTTTATGATCTGTCAATTGTGGAAGGCAGAATGCCATTTATGGGCAGCAAAAAAAGCGAAATTAGCGGCTGGATGCGATTCAAAAAACCGCCTGTAGAAATAACCGATGCGCACTTAATCAGTTTGATTGATGCGTGGCCGCCGACTATCCTGCAAATGCTCCGGTTACCTGCGCCATCAAGCACAATGAGTTGGAACATTGAATTCATTCATCCACATCAAGATTTTTCACCTGCGGATTGGTTTGCTTTTAAAGCCATCACCAGACAAGCGGCAGACGGTTATGCTCATACTGAAGGGAATGTATGGGATCAAAGCGGCCAGTTAATTGCCATTAGTCGCCAAACAGTGGGTATTTTCGACTAA